The following proteins are encoded in a genomic region of Dokdonia donghaensis DSW-1:
- a CDS encoding class I SAM-dependent methyltransferase, translating into MVSKALQATYRERLFRHLDGIVTAPSAFSLYKKGVTTYILDKKEVTIGDLTSTFDANEGYLNVALRLLASQGWLVQHIDNSTNTVTYSINEHTATAFALFPLYEEVTALQKLSENYHFRKFEVAPFKMLQDIFSKYRNHYGITLSQDPAEKSIQEQVLAHIEGSILGPTLVHLSMNGAFHKYFMQASFRPEEFHADGENFKKLLDILTYFELFTRKEHTYQFTDKGLFFAKRASAYGVTVSYIPTLRKLDDLLFGNALAAKSQGDGSQEGHVDRAMNVWGSGGAHATYFKVVDTIILDIFNKPIDEQPKGILDMGCGNGAFLIHLYNLIERHTLRGKHLDEHPLILVGADYNQTAIDITKQNLIQAEIWAKVMWGDIGDPDRLAADLKKEYDIALGDLLNVRSFLDHNRVWKAPSTSLKEAASTSTGAFAYEGARIANNDAEASLAEHFGKWSPYTGKHGLLLIELHSVPPAIAANYIGKTAVTAYDATHGYSDQFIVEVPVFHKVLDSIGMKRDEKLSKKFPNNDAATVTVNLFRH; encoded by the coding sequence ATGGTATCCAAAGCATTACAAGCCACCTATAGAGAGCGACTTTTTAGACACTTAGACGGTATCGTTACCGCTCCATCTGCGTTTTCGCTTTACAAAAAGGGCGTGACTACATATATATTAGATAAAAAAGAGGTCACAATTGGTGATTTGACATCAACCTTTGATGCAAATGAGGGGTACCTAAACGTGGCATTGCGACTACTAGCCTCACAAGGATGGCTCGTGCAGCACATAGATAACAGCACAAATACGGTTACTTATAGTATAAATGAGCATACAGCAACAGCTTTTGCACTATTCCCGCTTTATGAAGAGGTAACAGCACTACAAAAGCTCTCTGAAAATTACCATTTTAGAAAATTTGAGGTAGCTCCTTTTAAAATGTTACAAGATATTTTTTCAAAATACCGCAATCATTATGGTATTACGCTATCTCAAGACCCAGCAGAAAAAAGCATACAAGAGCAAGTACTTGCACATATAGAAGGAAGTATACTAGGGCCTACTCTTGTACATCTGTCTATGAATGGGGCTTTTCATAAATACTTTATGCAGGCAAGCTTTAGGCCAGAAGAGTTTCACGCAGATGGAGAGAACTTTAAAAAACTATTAGACATACTCACATATTTTGAGCTATTTACTCGCAAAGAACACACGTATCAATTTACAGACAAAGGTCTGTTCTTTGCAAAGAGAGCCAGTGCATACGGCGTGACTGTTTCTTACATACCTACATTACGTAAGCTTGACGACCTGCTTTTTGGTAATGCGCTTGCGGCAAAATCACAAGGTGACGGTAGCCAAGAAGGACACGTAGACAGAGCTATGAATGTATGGGGAAGCGGTGGTGCGCACGCTACCTACTTTAAAGTGGTAGATACTATTATACTTGATATTTTTAACAAACCTATAGACGAGCAACCTAAAGGGATATTAGATATGGGCTGCGGTAACGGTGCTTTTTTAATACACCTTTATAATCTTATTGAGCGTCACACCCTGCGTGGCAAGCATCTAGATGAACACCCACTTATACTAGTAGGAGCAGATTATAACCAAACAGCAATAGATATTACTAAGCAAAATCTCATCCAAGCCGAAATATGGGCAAAAGTGATGTGGGGAGATATAGGTGACCCAGACAGACTTGCTGCCGACTTAAAAAAAGAGTACGACATTGCGCTCGGTGATCTGCTTAATGTGCGCTCTTTCTTAGATCATAATCGTGTCTGGAAAGCTCCCTCAACATCGCTCAAGGAAGCGGCTAGCACATCTACAGGCGCCTTTGCCTATGAGGGTGCTCGCATAGCAAATAATGATGCTGAGGCCTCACTAGCAGAGCATTTTGGAAAATGGTCTCCATATACGGGTAAACACGGATTATTGCTCATAGAGTTACATAGTGTACCTCCAGCAATCGCTGCAAATTATATAGGTAAAACAGCTGTTACTGCCTATGACGCTACCCACGGCTACTCAGACCAATTTATAGTAGAAGTACCCGTTTTCCATAAAGTGTTAGATAGTATAGGTATGAAGAGAGATGAAAAACTAAGTAAAAAATTCCCAAATAATGATGCGGCAACGGTAACTGTAAATCTCTTTAGACACTAG
- a CDS encoding VF530 family DNA-binding protein — MEEKQQQPNNPLHGVKLVDILEFLVENYGWKEMSLQVDINCFKKDPSIKSSLKFLRRTPWAREKVEQLYLQSI; from the coding sequence ATGGAAGAGAAGCAGCAACAACCTAATAACCCGTTACACGGGGTAAAACTTGTAGACATCTTAGAGTTTCTGGTAGAGAATTATGGCTGGAAAGAAATGAGTCTACAGGTAGATATAAATTGTTTCAAAAAAGATCCTTCTATAAAATCTAGTCTCAAATTTTTGAGACGTACTCCTTGGGCTAGAGAAAAAGTAGAGCAATTATACCTGCAGTCTATATAA
- a CDS encoding vWA domain-containing protein yields MRAVITSILIFLSLISYAQEVNITGTITAEGNPLPGANILVKGKDSKSVSDFDGNYEIKAAKLDTLVFSFVGFDTQEIIVGDATVINVAMLGSPELEEVIVTASGVKREKRAVGYATSDASIVIRGKVSGVAVTEGSSHPSRYNDPAYGQLTAGEINDLEKWSEYYEIFSSGEAQKVAGRWGFIHKNKIDITLKNKDQTPVANTMVALYKNKKQLMKGRTDINGSLVLYKGAHNLSDRFLVQVYSEGNVVGKSISGGQHVVEITIASSVAATNTVDVLFAVDATGSMGDEIAYLKSELKNIMNRIDAQIAQKRVALTVYRDHGDSYVTRSIDFKEDVNEVKDFLSQQDANGGGDYEEAVEEALKVSLSQSWNKDAKAKLLFLMLDAPPHYTAQNVELIKSQIKKAREMGIKIIPVVASGANKEVEFLMRSFSIATNGTYVFLTDDSGIGNDHMEPTTEDVKVEKLNDLIVRLIEKYAGVESAL; encoded by the coding sequence ATGAGAGCCGTCATCACATCTATCTTAATATTTCTTAGTCTTATTTCTTATGCTCAAGAAGTAAACATCACAGGAACAATAACTGCAGAGGGTAACCCACTTCCGGGTGCAAATATCTTAGTAAAAGGGAAGGACAGTAAATCAGTCTCAGATTTTGACGGTAATTATGAAATCAAGGCGGCAAAGCTGGATACGCTCGTATTTTCATTTGTAGGTTTTGATACTCAAGAAATCATTGTAGGAGATGCTACCGTAATTAATGTCGCGATGCTAGGCAGTCCTGAGCTAGAAGAAGTAATTGTTACAGCTTCTGGAGTAAAGAGAGAGAAACGTGCTGTAGGGTATGCTACCTCAGATGCTAGTATCGTTATAAGAGGTAAAGTTTCTGGCGTTGCAGTGACAGAAGGTTCTAGTCATCCTTCTAGATATAATGATCCAGCTTATGGACAACTTACGGCAGGTGAGATTAATGACTTAGAAAAGTGGTCTGAGTATTATGAGATTTTCTCAAGTGGGGAGGCACAAAAAGTTGCCGGCCGCTGGGGATTTATCCATAAAAATAAAATAGACATTACCCTCAAGAATAAAGATCAAACTCCTGTAGCAAATACAATGGTTGCTCTCTATAAAAATAAAAAGCAGCTTATGAAAGGACGTACAGACATTAATGGATCACTAGTACTTTATAAAGGAGCACACAACCTGAGTGATCGCTTCTTAGTACAAGTGTATAGTGAGGGTAATGTAGTGGGAAAATCTATAAGCGGTGGGCAACACGTGGTAGAGATTACCATAGCGTCAAGTGTTGCTGCGACTAATACGGTAGACGTTCTATTTGCTGTAGATGCTACAGGCTCTATGGGTGATGAGATAGCTTATCTCAAATCTGAGCTTAAAAATATTATGAATAGAATAGATGCACAAATCGCACAAAAACGAGTAGCGCTCACAGTGTATAGAGATCACGGTGATAGCTATGTAACTAGATCGATAGATTTTAAAGAAGATGTAAATGAGGTAAAAGACTTTTTATCACAGCAAGATGCAAATGGGGGTGGAGATTATGAGGAGGCAGTAGAGGAAGCTTTAAAAGTATCCCTCTCTCAATCTTGGAATAAGGATGCTAAAGCAAAGCTACTATTCTTGATGCTAGACGCACCCCCACACTACACGGCGCAAAATGTGGAGCTCATAAAATCACAGATTAAAAAAGCCCGAGAGATGGGCATAAAAATAATACCTGTTGTAGCTAGTGGAGCAAATAAAGAAGTAGAATTCCTGATGCGATCTTTTAGCATTGCTACAAATGGAACTTATGTTTTCCTTACAGATGATAGCGGTATAGGTAATGACCATATGGAACCTACTACAGAAGATGTAAAAGTAGAAAAACTCAATGACCTCATAGTACGTCTCATTGAGAAGTACGCAGGGGTAGAGAGCGCCTTATAG
- the mazG gene encoding nucleoside triphosphate pyrophosphohydrolase, with protein sequence MKYSREAQLKAIDRLLTIMDELRVGCPWDKKQTMESLRHLTIEETYELGDAILDNDLEEVKKELGDLLLHIVFYAKIGSETQEFDIADVANSISEKLISRHPHIYGDVDVANADEVATNWEKLKLKEGKKSVLEGVPRSLPALVKASRIQDKVAGVGFDWEEPQQVFEKVQEELEELQHEVKENNQEKIEAEFGDVLFSMINYARFLKVDSESALERTNKKFIKRFMYLEGKAKELNKDLSDMTLKEMDIFWEEAKQL encoded by the coding sequence ATGAAGTACTCAAGAGAAGCACAGCTCAAAGCCATAGATAGATTACTCACCATTATGGATGAGCTTAGAGTAGGATGCCCTTGGGATAAAAAACAAACGATGGAGAGCCTGCGCCATCTCACCATAGAGGAGACTTATGAGCTAGGCGATGCCATACTAGATAATGACCTAGAAGAAGTAAAAAAGGAACTGGGAGACCTCTTATTACACATTGTCTTTTATGCAAAAATAGGAAGCGAGACCCAAGAGTTTGATATAGCAGATGTGGCAAACAGTATCTCAGAAAAACTTATCTCTCGTCACCCACATATATATGGTGATGTAGATGTAGCAAATGCAGATGAAGTAGCGACTAACTGGGAGAAACTCAAACTCAAAGAAGGTAAAAAATCTGTGCTAGAAGGTGTGCCTAGAAGCCTACCGGCACTTGTCAAAGCAAGCCGCATACAAGATAAAGTAGCGGGTGTAGGTTTTGACTGGGAAGAGCCACAGCAGGTTTTTGAAAAAGTACAAGAAGAGCTAGAAGAACTACAACACGAAGTAAAAGAAAATAATCAAGAGAAGATAGAAGCCGAGTTTGGCGATGTACTGTTCTCTATGATAAACTATGCTCGTTTCTTAAAAGTAGACTCAGAAAGCGCTCTTGAGCGTACTAATAAGAAGTTTATAAAACGCTTTATGTACCTAGAAGGTAAGGCCAAAGAACTTAATAAGGACCTCTCAGATATGACCCTTAAAGAGATGGATATCTTCTGGGAAGAGGCAAAGCAATTGTAA
- a CDS encoding DUF5606 domain-containing protein, with amino-acid sequence MSLDKVIAIAGKPGIYELKQQTRSGFVAESLVDGKRITVGIRHNVSVLSEIAIYTLSAEKPLREVFQAIKEKENGGPTIHHKVSKDELEEFFFNVVPDYDEDRVYASDIKKVVQWYNILQQKEMLNFEAPVASDEEE; translated from the coding sequence ATGAGTTTAGATAAAGTAATCGCAATCGCAGGAAAGCCTGGTATATATGAGTTAAAGCAACAAACACGTAGTGGTTTTGTAGCAGAGTCACTCGTGGATGGTAAGAGAATTACCGTAGGGATTCGTCACAATGTGAGTGTTCTGTCTGAGATAGCCATCTATACACTAAGTGCAGAAAAGCCGTTAAGAGAGGTTTTTCAAGCTATAAAGGAAAAAGAAAACGGTGGGCCTACCATACACCACAAGGTGTCAAAAGATGAGCTCGAAGAGTTTTTCTTTAACGTAGTGCCAGATTATGATGAAGACCGCGTGTATGCCAGCGATATCAAGAAGGTAGTGCAGTGGTACAACATCTTACAACAAAAGGAGATGCTCAACTTTGAAGCTCCAGTAGCTTCAGACGAAGAAGAATAG